Genomic window (Candidatus Sulfotelmatobacter sp.):
GCGCAAATCCCAGGATCAGGCCGCCTGCCCACACCACCAGCAGCGTAAGGATCGAGAGCAGCGCGTAGAAGCTGAGCAGGTTCTCGCGCCGCGACCGCTTGCCGATGCCGCGCGCGGTGCTGGCCCACAGCCGCCACAGCCAGCGGATCACCCAGCGCGAGAGGCGTGCGCGGGCCGGAACGCGGCGTGGAAGCAGGATGGTCTCGAACGCATCCCACATCACCCACAGGATCAGCGCGATGGCTCCGGCCAATGCCAGGATCTTCACGCCGGCATCTTCCGAGCACCGGGCGGGTTCGCGCAAGCGGGCGTGGCCGTGCGCTCCCCGGCGATGCTAGTCTCGCACCCACCGGGCGGACGCGGCCGCGCGGGATCCGGCCGATCGAACTCGACCCAGAACGAGGGCATCATGAACGACCAGGCGGTTCTCGATCGCATCAACGAGCTCGCGCACGAAGAGCACCAGCTGTTCGAGCGCGAATCCCACGGCGAAGCCAGCGAGACGGATCGTCAGCGGCTCCAAGAATTGCAGCTCACGCTCGACCAGTGCTGGGACCTCCTTCGCCAGCGTCGGGCGCGGCGTACCGCGGGGCAGGACCCCGAGCAAGCGAAGATTCGCGACACGAAGACGGTGGAGGGCTACACCGGCTGAACGCGTGGCCGTTCGGTGGAGCGGCCCGCTCAGGTCGCGGTCCGGTTCGGCCGATAACCTTCGACGCGCGAACCCCGGCGGATGGCCCGCCGGGCCGGCGCGAAGGAGGGGACAGGCATGGACCGCATGCAGGCCGAGCAGATCGCGGCCGCCCAGCTCGATCCCGGCGAGCGACTGCTCTGGTCGGGCTTCCCTTCACCCGGCGCCGCCGCGAGACGTGCGCTGCCCGCCGCCGCATTCGGGATTCCCTTCACGGCGTTTGCGGTGTTCTGGATCGCCACGGCGTATTCGTTCACCTCGAAGGGCCCTCACGTGCCCGGCCCGTGGGCGCTGTTCCCGCTGTTCGGCATCCCGTTCCTGCTGGTCGGCCTCGGCGTGCTCACCGCGCCGATCTGGGTCTACCTCGGAGCCGAGAAGACCGTCTACGCCGTCACCGAGAAGCGCGCGATGATCATCGTCAACGTCGCCGGGCGTGGAGTCCAGTCGTTCACGCACGAAGACATGAGCAACATCACGCGCACCGAGAATGCGAATGGCTCGGGCTCGATCTACTTCGCGTCGCGCATGATGAGCACGTCGCAGAGCGGCATGATGCGGATGACGCGCATCGGCTTCGAGGGCATTCCCGACGTGCGGCAAGTCGAGCAGTTGATCCGCGACCAGATGGGGCAGAAGGCCGCCTGATCCGGCTCGGTGCTTGACCGGCCCGTGCCATCGTCTCAGACTCCGCCGCCATGATCCTGCGAA
Coding sequences:
- a CDS encoding DUF2630 family protein, with amino-acid sequence MNDQAVLDRINELAHEEHQLFERESHGEASETDRQRLQELQLTLDQCWDLLRQRRARRTAGQDPEQAKIRDTKTVEGYTG